The Rhodopseudomonas palustris genome window below encodes:
- a CDS encoding EF-hand domain-containing protein, with amino-acid sequence MRPAAVFALFCFVFAPNALQAMDLTTSRRLAATWYLQFRLPANTTASRFTERARETFVATDANIDGALTIADTDIIASMRTAQFRSSTLAQLTRADLDQDGAVTAEELRTLLRFERQIGRLAVQTIDRVEASVAKMMSWDADGDGLVSFAEAQIATQTIPTMDAPGTNSATDVLETLMAFDADGDGAVTWSELKTAFETFFRTLDTDQDGIISSKEYAAYHARAYDSTPGAEESIRRFEAKVHAKCAMPKASSSAKVVVLGTHQTNALSNVALGSMDDVTRAGTIIVEPGSEPLYLVITNFVATIWQFTGAVDRIERVVLASKYASGATGLPAERVTSLPAKVCLPHSSNVDVDAADTAIAVERDIGRAPDLVFGRSELTSFGLPSGAVQLRGNQKPNTILTPRYGPASSTTGDTSNVDAQMHAIASLEQQLLRFSPGGVIEIDPAKVISSAAVASYDVLPEEAGLLQLMRSGALTQEPDGTFLIHRKIRFPAGLAGAHSVKFLILRDTPQPIGDPIHCRIAREREDKPIGPN; translated from the coding sequence ATGCGTCCAGCGGCGGTATTTGCACTTTTTTGCTTTGTCTTCGCCCCGAATGCCTTGCAGGCGATGGACCTCACGACAAGCAGGCGGCTGGCGGCAACTTGGTATTTGCAGTTCCGCTTGCCGGCCAACACTACGGCTAGTCGCTTCACGGAGAGGGCACGAGAAACATTCGTAGCGACGGACGCCAATATCGACGGCGCCCTCACCATTGCGGACACTGATATTATCGCCTCAATGCGAACTGCCCAATTTCGATCTAGCACTCTCGCCCAATTGACACGCGCTGACCTGGATCAAGATGGTGCCGTCACCGCTGAGGAACTGCGAACATTATTGAGGTTCGAGAGGCAAATTGGCCGGTTGGCCGTCCAGACGATTGACCGAGTGGAGGCCTCTGTCGCGAAGATGATGAGTTGGGATGCTGACGGTGACGGCCTAGTCAGCTTCGCAGAAGCTCAAATCGCCACGCAGACGATACCCACGATGGACGCTCCGGGAACAAATTCTGCGACAGATGTACTGGAAACGCTGATGGCGTTCGATGCCGATGGCGATGGCGCTGTTACCTGGTCTGAACTAAAAACCGCTTTTGAGACATTCTTTCGTACTCTCGATACCGATCAGGACGGCATCATCAGCTCGAAGGAGTACGCCGCCTATCACGCGCGTGCCTACGACTCGACCCCTGGGGCTGAAGAGTCCATTCGTCGGTTCGAAGCAAAAGTCCATGCCAAGTGCGCCATGCCGAAGGCGTCATCGTCCGCAAAGGTCGTTGTGCTTGGGACCCACCAGACTAATGCGCTGTCGAACGTCGCGCTCGGATCGATGGACGATGTCACACGTGCCGGCACGATCATCGTCGAGCCCGGATCCGAGCCACTCTATCTAGTGATCACGAATTTCGTTGCGACCATCTGGCAATTCACTGGCGCCGTGGATCGTATCGAACGCGTGGTGCTGGCCAGCAAATACGCCAGCGGCGCCACCGGCTTGCCCGCTGAGCGAGTGACGAGTCTGCCTGCGAAGGTCTGCCTACCGCACTCTTCCAACGTGGATGTCGACGCTGCCGACACCGCAATCGCGGTGGAGCGCGACATCGGGCGGGCGCCCGACCTAGTCTTCGGTCGCTCTGAACTCACCAGTTTCGGATTACCATCCGGCGCTGTGCAACTTCGGGGCAATCAGAAGCCCAATACAATCCTGACGCCGAGGTACGGGCCGGCCTCGTCGACTACCGGCGACACGTCGAATGTGGATGCGCAAATGCATGCAATTGCGAGCCTGGAGCAACAATTGTTGCGTTTCAGCCCAGGCGGCGTCATCGAGATTGACCCCGCGAAGGTCATAAGCTCTGCGGCTGTCGCAAGCTACGACGTATTGCCGGAGGAAGCAGGATTGCTCCAATTGATGCGGAGCGGTGCGCTTACCCAAGAGCCGGACGGCACATTTCTCATACACCGCAAGATCAGGTTTCCCGCCGGGTTGGCGGGCGCACATTCGGTCAAGTTCCTAATTCTGCGAGACACTCCGCAACCGATCGGCGATCCGATACATTGCAGGATTGCCCGCGAGAGGGAGGATAAGCCTATCGGTCCAAATTGA
- a CDS encoding aspartate carbamoyltransferase catalytic subunit, which yields MTPALKSTFVLAHRHLLGIEGLSAADITGLLDLSEEYVELNRQVDKKRASLRGRTQVNLFFEASTRTQSSFEIAGKRLGADVMNMSVSSSSMRKGETLMDTAVTLNAMHPDILVVRHHASGAVELLARKVDGSVINAGDGAHEHPTQALLDALTIRRNKGRLEGLVIAICGDVMHSRVARSNILLLNTMGARVRVVAPSTLLPRGIERMGVEVARDMREGLDGADIVMMLRLQRERMNGSFVPSSGEYFNYFGLDQKKLAYAKPDALVMHPGPMNRGVEIDSIVADGAQSVIREQVEMGVAVRMAVLEALARNLPNA from the coding sequence ATGACCCCCGCATTGAAATCGACCTTTGTCCTCGCTCACCGGCATCTGCTGGGGATCGAAGGGCTTTCCGCCGCCGACATCACCGGCCTGCTCGACCTTTCCGAGGAATATGTCGAGCTCAACCGGCAGGTCGACAAGAAGCGCGCCTCGTTGCGCGGCCGCACCCAGGTCAATCTGTTCTTCGAGGCCTCGACGAGGACGCAGTCCTCTTTCGAGATCGCCGGCAAGCGTCTCGGCGCCGACGTGATGAACATGAGCGTGTCGTCGTCTTCGATGCGCAAGGGCGAGACGCTGATGGACACCGCGGTGACGCTCAACGCGATGCACCCGGATATCCTCGTGGTCCGCCATCACGCCTCCGGCGCTGTCGAATTGCTGGCTCGAAAGGTCGACGGCTCGGTGATCAATGCCGGCGACGGCGCGCACGAGCATCCGACCCAGGCGCTGCTCGACGCGCTGACCATCCGCCGCAACAAGGGCCGGCTCGAAGGTCTGGTGATCGCGATCTGCGGCGACGTCATGCATTCGCGGGTGGCGCGCTCCAACATCCTGCTGCTCAACACCATGGGCGCGCGCGTCCGCGTGGTCGCGCCCTCCACGCTGTTGCCCCGCGGAATCGAGCGGATGGGCGTCGAGGTCGCACGCGACATGCGCGAGGGGCTCGACGGCGCGGATATCGTCATGATGCTGCGGCTGCAGCGCGAGCGGATGAACGGCTCCTTCGTGCCGTCGAGCGGCGAATATTTCAACTATTTCGGGCTCGACCAGAAGAAGCTCGCCTACGCCAAGCCCGACGCGCTGGTGATGCATCCGGGGCCGATGAATCGTGGCGTCGAGATCGACTCGATCGTCGCCGACGGCGCGCAATCGGTGATCCGCGAACAGGTCGAAATGGGCGTGGCGGTGCGGATGGCGGTGCTCGAAGCGCTGGCCCGCAACCTGCCCAACGCGTGA
- a CDS encoding dihydroorotase, whose protein sequence is MLIDRRPILLANARLIDPARDFDGIGDVLIADGVIRDARRGIGAAGVPEGTDIVNCAGMVVAPGLVDMRAFVGEPGASHRETFASASQAAAAGGITTIVCQPNTSPVIDNSATVDFVMRRARDTAIVNIHPMAALTKGLNGTEMTEIGLLKAAGAVAFSDGDRSVMNARVMRSALTYARDFDALIVHHTEDPDLVAEGVMNESEFATRLGLSGVPNAAEAVVLERDVRLAALTGGRYHAASLTCIESLEILQRARDSGINVSASVSINHVTLNENDIGPYRTFLKLSPPLRTEDDRKALIAAVSSGLIDVIMSDHNPQDVEVKRLPFAEAAAGAIGLETMLPAGLRLLHAGELDLVSLIRAMSTRPAELLGLPSGTLRAGSPADLIVIDLDTPWIVDPNELKSKCKNTPFDEARFSGRVVRTIVGGRTVYEHV, encoded by the coding sequence ATGCTGATCGACCGCCGCCCGATCCTGCTCGCCAATGCCCGCCTGATCGATCCGGCGCGCGATTTCGACGGCATCGGCGACGTGCTGATCGCCGACGGCGTGATCCGCGACGCCCGCCGCGGCATCGGCGCCGCCGGCGTGCCGGAAGGCACCGACATCGTCAATTGCGCCGGCATGGTGGTGGCCCCCGGCCTGGTCGACATGCGCGCCTTCGTCGGCGAGCCCGGCGCCAGCCACCGCGAGACCTTCGCGTCGGCCAGCCAGGCCGCGGCCGCAGGCGGCATCACCACCATCGTCTGCCAGCCCAACACCTCGCCGGTGATCGACAATTCGGCGACGGTCGACTTCGTGATGCGCCGTGCCCGCGACACCGCGATCGTCAACATCCATCCGATGGCGGCGCTGACCAAGGGGCTGAACGGCACCGAGATGACCGAGATCGGCCTCCTGAAGGCCGCCGGCGCCGTGGCGTTCAGCGACGGCGACCGCAGCGTGATGAACGCGCGGGTGATGCGCAGCGCGCTGACCTACGCTCGCGATTTCGACGCGCTGATCGTGCACCACACCGAAGACCCCGATCTGGTCGCCGAAGGCGTGATGAACGAGAGCGAATTCGCCACCCGGCTCGGGCTGTCGGGCGTGCCGAACGCCGCCGAGGCCGTGGTGCTGGAGCGCGACGTCCGCCTCGCCGCGCTGACCGGCGGCCGCTACCACGCCGCATCGCTGACCTGCATCGAGTCGCTGGAGATCCTGCAGCGCGCGCGCGATTCCGGGATCAACGTCTCGGCGTCGGTGTCGATCAATCACGTCACGCTCAACGAGAACGACATCGGCCCGTACCGCACCTTCCTCAAGCTGTCGCCGCCGCTGCGCACCGAGGACGACCGCAAGGCGCTGATCGCCGCCGTCTCCTCCGGGCTGATCGACGTCATCATGTCGGATCACAATCCGCAGGACGTCGAGGTCAAGCGGCTGCCCTTCGCCGAGGCCGCCGCCGGTGCGATCGGGCTGGAGACGATGCTGCCGGCCGGCTTGCGGCTGCTCCACGCCGGTGAGCTCGATCTGGTGAGCCTGATCCGCGCGATGTCGACCCGCCCGGCCGAACTGCTCGGCCTGCCCAGCGGCACGCTGCGCGCCGGCAGTCCTGCCGATCTGATCGTGATCGACCTCGACACGCCGTGGATCGTCGATCCGAACGAACTGAAATCAAAGTGCAAGAACACCCCGTTCGACGAAGCGCGGTTCTCCGGACGGGTGGTCCGCACCATCGTCGGCGGCCGCACGGTGTACGAGCATGTGTAA
- the plsY gene encoding glycerol-3-phosphate 1-O-acyltransferase PlsY, giving the protein MMIGIYIAALLLGYLFGSIPFGLILTRFAGTQDLRSIGSGNIGATNVLRTGRKGLAAATLLLDALKGTAAVIIASSFGGAEAAMLAALGAFLGHLFPVWLKFKGGKGVAVYIGVLIGLFWPAAIVFCLLWLATAFTARYSSLSALVAAFITPIFLWWFGHPALASLFAVLTLLLFYMHRENIKRLQAGTESRIGEKK; this is encoded by the coding sequence GTGATGATCGGGATCTACATCGCAGCACTGCTGCTCGGCTATCTGTTCGGCTCGATTCCGTTCGGCCTGATCCTGACCAGGTTCGCCGGAACGCAGGATCTGCGCTCGATCGGCTCCGGCAATATCGGCGCGACCAACGTGCTACGCACCGGCCGCAAGGGCCTCGCCGCCGCCACGCTGCTGCTCGACGCGCTCAAGGGCACCGCCGCGGTGATCATCGCGTCGAGTTTCGGCGGCGCCGAAGCCGCGATGCTGGCCGCACTCGGCGCGTTTCTCGGCCACCTGTTTCCGGTCTGGCTGAAGTTCAAGGGCGGCAAGGGCGTCGCCGTCTATATAGGCGTGCTGATCGGCCTGTTCTGGCCGGCGGCGATCGTGTTCTGCCTGCTCTGGCTCGCCACCGCCTTCACCGCGCGCTACTCGTCGCTGTCCGCGCTGGTCGCCGCCTTCATCACCCCGATCTTCCTGTGGTGGTTCGGCCACCCCGCACTCGCCTCGCTGTTCGCCGTGCTGACGCTGCTGCTGTTCTACATGCACCGCGAAAACATCAAGCGGCTGCAGGCCGGCACCGAGAGCAGGATCGGCGAGAAGAAGTAG
- the dprA gene encoding DNA-processing protein DprA has protein sequence MAESTSDQGTSLLTEAQRIDWLRLIRADNVGARTFRSLINHFGSARAALERLPELARRGGAARAGRIPSEDEARREIEGGRRLGVELVAPGEPGYPPRLALIDDAPPLLGVHALPDALAMMQRPMIAIVGSRNASGAGLKFAQLLAGDLGASGFVVISGLARGIDQAAHRASLGSGTVAVLAGGHDKIYPAEHEDLLLDIVEARGAAISEMPLGHVPRGKDFPRRNRLISGASVGVAVIEAAYRSGSLITARRAADQGREVFAVPGSPLDPRAAGTNDLIKQGATLITCAADIIQAVSPILERPIELPGREPDHPPPASDPDPSDRSRIVNLLGPSPVGIDDLIRLSGISPAVVRTVLLELELAGRLERHGGGLVSLN, from the coding sequence GTGGCCGAAAGTACCAGCGACCAGGGAACGAGTCTTCTCACCGAGGCGCAGCGGATCGACTGGCTGCGGCTGATCCGCGCCGACAATGTCGGCGCTCGCACCTTCCGCTCGCTGATCAATCATTTCGGCTCGGCGCGCGCGGCGCTGGAGCGGTTGCCGGAGCTGGCGCGGCGCGGCGGCGCGGCGCGCGCCGGACGCATCCCGAGCGAAGACGAGGCGCGGCGCGAGATCGAAGGTGGTCGCCGGCTCGGCGTCGAGCTGGTCGCGCCGGGCGAGCCGGGCTATCCCCCTCGCCTCGCGCTGATCGACGACGCGCCGCCGCTGCTCGGCGTCCACGCATTGCCGGACGCGCTCGCCATGATGCAGCGGCCGATGATCGCGATCGTCGGCTCGCGCAATGCCTCCGGCGCCGGGCTGAAATTCGCTCAGCTTCTCGCCGGCGACCTCGGCGCCAGCGGCTTCGTGGTGATCTCCGGGCTGGCGCGCGGCATCGACCAGGCGGCGCATCGCGCCAGCCTCGGCAGCGGCACCGTCGCGGTGCTGGCCGGCGGCCACGACAAGATCTATCCGGCCGAGCACGAGGATCTGCTGCTCGACATCGTCGAAGCGCGCGGCGCGGCGATCTCGGAAATGCCGCTCGGCCACGTCCCGCGCGGCAAGGATTTTCCCCGCCGCAACCGGCTGATCTCCGGCGCGTCGGTCGGCGTCGCGGTGATCGAGGCGGCGTATCGCTCCGGTTCGCTGATCACAGCGCGGCGCGCCGCCGATCAGGGCCGCGAAGTGTTCGCGGTCCCGGGCTCGCCGCTCGATCCGCGCGCCGCCGGCACCAACGACCTGATCAAACAGGGCGCGACGCTGATCACTTGCGCCGCCGACATCATCCAGGCGGTGTCGCCGATCCTCGAGCGGCCGATCGAGCTGCCGGGCCGCGAACCCGACCACCCGCCGCCGGCGAGCGATCCCGATCCCAGCGACCGCAGCCGCATCGTCAACCTGCTCGGGCCGAGCCCGGTCGGGATCGACGATCTGATCCGGCTCTCCGGCATCTCTCCGGCGGTGGTGCGCACTGTGCTGCTGGAGCTGGAGCTTGCCGGCCGGCTGGAGCGCCATGGCGGCGGGCTGGTGTCGCTGAATTGA
- a CDS encoding helix-turn-helix domain-containing protein encodes MPLGPGAHARSDCQGVNSVLSRVGDKWTVLVIMLLRDGPRRFNELKRMIGGISQRMLTLTLRGLERDGLVTRTVFPTVPPRVDYELTPLGHGLSQPVQALGTWAREHLPEIETARRAFDGRGSSN; translated from the coding sequence GTGCCTCTCGGGCCGGGCGCCCACGCGCGCAGCGATTGCCAGGGCGTCAATTCGGTGCTTTCGCGGGTCGGCGACAAATGGACCGTGCTGGTGATCATGCTGCTGCGCGATGGGCCGCGGCGCTTCAACGAGCTGAAGCGGATGATCGGCGGGATTTCGCAGCGGATGCTGACCCTGACGCTGCGCGGGCTCGAGCGCGACGGGCTGGTGACGCGGACCGTGTTTCCGACGGTGCCGCCGCGCGTCGACTACGAACTGACGCCGCTCGGGCACGGCCTGAGCCAGCCGGTGCAGGCGCTCGGCACCTGGGCGCGCGAGCATCTGCCGGAAATCGAGACCGCGCGGCGCGCCTTCGATGGTCGCGGCTCGTCGAACTGA
- a CDS encoding FMN-dependent NADH-azoreductase: MKLLHIDSSVLGPHSVSRQVSAAIVDRLRQANSGLTVTYRDLTAEPLRHLSGPHLAAAQGAAPEPSLQSDLAAGQTVLDEFLAADVVVIGAPMYNFTIPSQLKAWIDRILVAGKTFKYGPTGVEGLAAGKRVIIAASRGGFYGADTPMAVGEHLESYLRFVFGFIGIAAPEIISADGIQLGPEHREKALASALSAAAGLRAA; the protein is encoded by the coding sequence ATGAAACTGCTTCACATCGACTCCAGCGTGCTCGGCCCCCACTCGGTCAGCCGCCAGGTCTCCGCCGCGATCGTCGACCGGCTCCGTCAGGCCAATTCGGGACTGACCGTCACCTATCGCGACCTCACCGCCGAGCCGCTGCGGCACCTGTCGGGTCCGCATCTCGCCGCCGCCCAGGGCGCCGCCCCCGAGCCGTCGCTGCAATCCGACCTGGCCGCGGGTCAGACGGTGCTGGACGAATTCCTCGCCGCTGACGTCGTGGTGATCGGCGCACCGATGTATAATTTTACCATTCCGAGCCAGCTCAAGGCCTGGATCGACCGCATCCTCGTCGCCGGCAAGACCTTCAAATACGGTCCCACCGGCGTCGAAGGGTTGGCCGCCGGCAAGCGGGTGATCATTGCGGCGTCGCGCGGCGGCTTCTATGGCGCCGATACGCCGATGGCGGTCGGCGAGCATCTGGAAAGCTATCTGCGCTTCGTGTTCGGCTTCATCGGCATCGCCGCCCCCGAAATCATCTCTGCGGACGGCATCCAGCTCGGCCCGGAGCATCGCGAGAAGGCGCTCGCCTCGGCGCTGTCCGCCGCGGCCGGCCTGCGAGCGGCCTGA